The sequence TGGACCTACCATATGATATGGAGATATTACATGGACCTACCTCTTTCATATCATATGGAGATATTACATGGACCTACCTTCTCTATATTATGTGGGCATATAACATGGACTTCCCTCTTCCATATCCTACGGGGATATTACAGGACTGACCTCTTCTATATACTGTGGTCATATTACACAGACCTACCTCTTCCATATCTTGTGGGCATTTTACATGGACCTACCATATCATATGGGGATATTACATGGACCTACCTCTTCCATATATGGTGGTGATATTacatggacatgatatatatatctgCTTATCCCACTCAGTGGGTGAATCAATGTCAATCACTTGGAATGGCGGAAGGTCCTGTCTATCTGTTGTTTCGGGATTTGATGTTGGTTATACATTACATAAAGATGAGATGCAGCCACAAATTGCGCGGTCACATCATGGTCAATATTATGTTTCCGTGAATGagacctaaggcccctttcacacttgcgtttttcacacacaaATTTTGCTTTTGATGTTCTAAACTCTGTCTGTCCGTTTTCAATAGGTTTGTTcttgtttgcattttttttcacgcgcgtcatAGTCACAGCGAGCTCTACTTCTGCAGGCGTtcacaacatgtgaacgcgccctaaaggGGGGACCTTCCTATTACATGGATGCTATATGGacgcggtcacatgtactgctaggCGCCTGTTCATattgcaacgctagcgcacaggggggcggtcctcggcccgaacggacatgcgtttccagagaaatcaatcgcatgcgtttccctaccctaagggcgctgtcccacgttgcgtttgcagacgcagacgcagaccaaaataccccactggggcggtccgcggtccgatcgcataggtgtttctatggaaacgcttgcgatcgggaacgagccgcgcaggcgtttccatagaaaaacaccgatgcgatcggaccgcggaccgccccagtgggcgtggtttggtctgcgtctgcgtttgcaaacgcaacgtgggacagcgccctaagagTGGTGGCACACCTGCTGTTCGggctgtgtttgcaaacgcagacctagccgcacccaccggggcgggccgcggcccgatggcatcagtgtttctatggaaatgcatgcagccgggaacgagccgccaatgttttgcattaaattaacgcaaaacaccggtggtCGATAGAAACctctgatgcgatcgggccgtggcCCGTCCTGGTGGGTgtggcttggtctgcgtttgcgaacaCAGCCCGaatggcacgtgtgccaccacccttaggctattgtcacacatggcattttgaacccgtttttggcccgtttttaagcagtctgtcagggcgcgttcacacgttgcattttgacctgcgttttcattgcgtttgaaacgcattacaacagctgatgagaggtgatttgcttaattacattaccgtttatgtttgttaatgcaatgttaacgcatgtgttaacaaaatgcatgcgttaacgcgttgttagctgaaacgttaacagtaatgtaatttggcaaatcccctcatctcagctgttgtaatgtgttttaaaacgcattgaaaacataaccaaagcgcaatgtgtgaacgctccctcagggcgcgttcacacgttgcgttttggttgcgttttcattgcgtttggaacgcatatacaacagctgatgtgaggtaatttgcctaattacattaccgtttatgtttgtaaacgcaatgttaacgcatgcgttaacgctttgttaacgcatgcgttaacatcgcgtttacgatgcgttttgttaacgcatgcgttaacagtgatgaaattaggcaaatcacctctcctcagctgttgtatatgcgtttcaaacgcaatgaaaacgcaggtcaaaacgcaacgtgtgaacacgccctcaggtGTCTGGATCCAGAACAGAACAaattcactgcaaattcctcattacaggcccacatttatcagtcCACCTGCTGCATGCGCCAGAAATGGATGCGCTGGATGTGTGGGGCGGGTGACACAATCCTGGATAAAAGTGCTGGAGCTCTGCACAGCTGGTGCCCATCAGGGAGGGAGCATGGAGCGGCACCCGGACTGGACTGCCTCCTCTCCTGCTGAAGGAAGTGCAGCAGTTCTTGCATGCTTCAGACAACTTTTTCCCCGGGAGTACGAGGAAGTGCTGCGTCGCCTCCAGCCCGCGCCTTCCCCCAGTGGATCAGCTGCTCCGCTCTCCACTCCTGGGGATCCCCCACCCAGTGTTGCGAGGGACCAAGAGACGGCCGGCTCTGCCGATGACGAGTTGGATGACGCAGGATACCGCTCCAAGAAACTTAGGTTTTCCGAGCGGGAGACGGAGATCTTGGTGAAGGAGGTAAATCTCATCTTCTTATCCACTTTATAGTTTTGTGTTGTTGCAAACTCCTTCCACACATGCGGCGTttggaacctgtttttgggctgtttttaagcagtccgttaaaaatgcatacatttttgacccgttttaattaaaatTATTGGTAAAAacggatttatttattttatttttttttttacggactgcttaaaaacggccccaaaacgggttcaaaaccccacgtgtgccgccggctttAAATCGTCTTTTAAGTGTCTAACTTTGCATTTTgtgtcctgcgttttcattgcgtttttcaaAGCGGTTGCATTTTTGGTCTGCGTTTTACGCATGCgattacatgcacaaacagcTGCAAGCAGATACCGCACATCAAGTgctgcagatttaaaaaaaaatgtaaacatttgaaAATCGCAAGTGTAAAAACACCACATGTGTCAccggccttaaaggaaacctaccactttaaaatgacccttctgacccacaaataccttaagctagctcaggatgagatgatgccggaccatattttcaattaaaccagaaactgctgtatttgtacaaaaatgattttcttgtgctAGTAAAATCTCCAtacggcgcgcaccccggaccctactCCGTGATCACGCTCTCGTTAGCGCCGCTCCCGtcgctaattttgctgtgcccgagagccgatgACGTCACCGAGCTTTCGGGCACACTAGCACatgtgcaccacctcctcccggcgcatcgcggccggatcccattgcgcatgcacgaagcctcgtagtatcgcgaggcttcggagagaagaccgTTTTAAGAAAGAAGAATGTTTTAATGTGCCTGTGTAAATATACACAGGGCTTGAAGTGCATTAAAACTTTAAttttcattggtggcagtggatcATTGGTTCGTTCACCCCCACAGTCTTCTCTCTGAAGCCTCGcaatactacgaggcttcgggacgtcgcgcatgcgcaatgggatccggccgcgacgcgccgggaggaggtggtgcacatGTGCTAGTGtacccgagagctcggtgacgtcatcggctctcgggcacagcaaaattagcgacgggagcggcgctgacgcgaGCGTGATcacggagcagggtccggggtgcgccccgtatgacgcttacagaagtgccaaagagagattttactaccacaacaaaatcatttttgtacaaatacagcggtttctggtttaattgaaaatatggtccggcatcagctcatcctgagctagcttaaggtatttgtgggtcagaagggtccattttaaagtggtaggtttcctttaaagggtttgtccactatgagtaaataattgatattatttgtgtaatgaaaaaattataaagtgGAAAGAtcggcccatggtcatgtgatggacacggaggtgcacgagccattagtatcacagagcgtaaggccggtggcacacgtggcgttttgaagctGTTTTTAAGAAGTCTGGtttgttttggtgttttttttctttttttttaacttggtaaaaccggtcaaatgacgcatgcgttttttaacggactgcttaaaaacggcccaagtGTTCGAAATCCCATGTGTGCCACCAGCctaataggagctgtgtgataagtttgtgcacctgcgtgtccatcacatgacatggacagatctctatccactggaagtaaatagaaaAGCTTCCTatggcaggacagcaagcagagatgtagatacaaaaagtatattggaaaactgtataacttttccttacacaaaccatatcaattatttgctgaaattggccAACGCAATGTTTACGCATATGCAAATTAACACCTCTGGGACCACGCACTGACTTTAGATGTCAGCGGGCCCTGCGTCTGCAGCGACGTCTTTGgatgttgctgcagttttctactgctccgccctagggagatgcggttcgttaCCGCTTCCCCTGCTTCGCTACTCACAGCATCGCGCTGAAAGAGCACAATGCACGGAGCCGCCGGCTCTATAGACATGGTGGTCACGTGACTGCCgagtctaaaggggttaaacagctccTGGGTCTAATAAGACCCAGTACAGTTCTGATCAGAATCTCCAgtcacaggtggtcatttccctTGTAACTGAGGCTATTGGGGTCATGCCACATTTGGCGTCTTGAAcccagtttttggtcagtttttttttttaagcggtccgttaaaaaaaaacgcatgcgcttttgaccagttttaattaagataattgataaaacctgtcaaaaacgcatgcggtttttaacggactgcttgaaaacagaccaaaaaaaaaacgggttcaaaacgccatgtgtggcatcacccttagggtgaagacacgcatggcgtttttgggccgtttttactaagtgcgttttcagatcgttaaaaaacgcatccttttttaaaaaacgcatgcgtttttgtccgtttttccgaaattgcgcaatgaaatagacaaaaacgcatgcgttttaaaaaacggatgcgttttttaatgcatgcgtttttaacggtctgaaaacgcacttagtaaaaacggcccaaaaacgccatgtgtgtcttcacttaggctggtgccacatgtaCCAGCAGACAAAGCggcacatgtggcatcaccctgagggcgcgttcacacgttgcgttttggttgcgttttcattgcgtttgaaactcatatacaacagctgaggagaggtgatttgcctaattaaatcactgttaacgtttccatttacaaaacgcatggtaaacgcgatgttaacgcatgcatttacaaatgtaaacggtaatgtaattaggcaaattacctcacatcagctgtatatgtgtttcaaacgcaatgaaaacgcaaccaaaacgcaacgtgtgagcgCGCCCTGAGAGAAAAAGCACAAAAATTCTAAGGTAGAATGCAAAAAGAAAGTTATGGGCCTTAAACCGGCGTatacgaaaatttgctaaaaatgcccggtcactaaagccttttcaggccccGTCACGGAGGGTGGCGACgcatgtggtgttttgaaccctttttagacagtttttttaaGCAGTATGTTAAACGCATaagttttaaaaatgcatccgttttttaaccAATTATCCCAATTatgaagataattgggaaaaactgtcaaACTGATGCGttatcaaaaatgcatgcgtttttaaagtaCTGCTTAAAAAATGGCCTAAAACTCCACATCTGCCACCACCCTTAAAGGTTAAAGGCATGCGCTTGATAACACTGTGCTCGTGCGtaccatgtgtgaacgcacccttagtgcTTTGCCTGTGTTAATTGCTTAAATGACAACTCCTTCCACATCGTTGCATAGCGCTTGGAATGGGATCATTTGTAATAAGACTTTTATTTTTGTCcataattgttttgttttttgttgttttgttttagGTTTCGGCAAATTACGATTTCTTGTTTGGTAAGATGTCGGACGGGATTCCCCTGTCCTCTAAAAGTAATATCTGGCTTGGGATCTTGGAGCAAATAAATTCCCAAGGTAAAATGTTGTTTTGTAATTGTATCTGTCCACTGTTGTGGAAGCGCTACGGACTATGAGGGCGCTATAGAAAGATTATTAATAgtgttttttatcatttataggTGTGGAGTATCGTACAGTTAGCGACATCAAGAAGAAATGgtatgactgcaggaggaggctcagGAATAAGCTGGCAAAGATGGAGTCGGCCAGGAGGACGGGTGGTGGACTATGCGCGTGGCAGCGGCTGTCGTGGGTGGAGCAGAGGATCCGCAAGACCTTTCATCCCCATCAAATTCAGGGGACCAATGGGATTGCTGAAGGTATTTTAAATTTGTGGATAAGTCTCCAATGCAAATGTTAGCACCCGGCACCCCTGATGATGCTTAATTCTAAATTTATTATTCTACCCTTTCTCTTCCGGTTCAACAGAGAGTACTGCTCCACCCCCGGCACCGCCTACACCACCACCACTTCCGGTGACTCGCCCTGttcctgtggcttcttctcccccACCCCCTCCTGCAGGAGTGCCACTCACAAGTGCAGCTCCCCAACCTGGGCCTGATGAGATCTGGTCTGTTGACGACAAAATTTTCAGGGACTTCGTGGTCCAAAATCTGGAGTTTATGGAGCAATATTTGCAGTACCAGAATAAGATGGTGCAGACGATAGAGGTTATGGGCCAGAAGATTTGTGATGCAATCCATAAGATCGCAGATACTCTTGGCCACATCTGTCAACCAGGAAATGTGGCTCAAGGGGAGAGTAAGAATAGGTCTCCATTCTCCCCACCCCGGGTTTCTCCTGCCTTGGATCCAGGTGCACAGCCCAGACCTGCCCCCGACTCAACCAAAGAGTCACTTCATCCAGGGGACTGCTATATTTTGGAGTTGTCCAAAAAACCAACACCAATTATCAATCCTCCGAATGAAGGGAATCCAAGTTCCATTGTTCCAGACTCTGGGTGCCGTTCTGTGGGAAGTACTCTGGATCTTTCATCGGGGACTCCTGGCCCTCCCACTGCAGCCACTTTCCTGCCTGCTGTGAAGAAGGAACAGAGTTCTTCAACCTTTACTGCACCAGTGGCATCGGGGAGTTCGAGTGTGACGCAGCGGCATGCCAAATCTCGCAAGTGGCCTGTCCGCCGATCAAGTCGGCTTTCCAAAACATGAGTATTTGTTATTGCATGTTATCCTGGTTTCTAAACCATTATATGTATCAATTCTTTGGCATGAAGATGCTTCATGGTTCAAAAATGATTATTAAATTTTTGGACAGCCGATTAGTTTTTGTGTGATCATTTACCAAAGTCAAAGAGaaatttaaagtaaacctaccaccatggatctaactaataaggtagatccggtggtaggtgcctcttatGTATGTAAAGATAGTTCCTTTTTAAggataatcctttagtccccttatcttttttttttaatctttgtgataatatgctaatttaccaaagaggctctTTGatccccggcttcggagcagtgaccgcgcaggcgcgggcctgctgttctgcgcatgcgcagactgcaggatcgtcggacgaggacgcgcagctacgagcagctgcgcgccgaagatggtgagttggaggagaaaataggctaccggggcgtggagtagccgcctcgtgtaacctcagatgcggctactccacgccccagtagccgcataagaaaattagcataaaactttgataaaagttccaaaaaaaagtgcggggacgtgaggattagcctttaaaagggctatcctcacgtcccattgatccacctaccacccgatctaccttttataggtagatttgtggtggtaggttcccttttaaagctCCTCTCCTGAGCGGTGGAGGGTTCAAATAGGGCGTCCTGAGCCACAATGTCAATTTGTAGCCGTTCTCTCCTAAAAATAGTTTACAAAAAGAATGTGGTTTTCtcagaattttaaccccttactttacaacgtTACTTTGCTTTAGCGATGTGATGGTTAGTGTTAGATTCCAGAGTGAGAGCAAGGACACTGAGCAAACACTTCATGATCTCCctagagctgacaatgtgctcaggttatcagggtacagggtttatctacactctcatttagctcctgaacattgtactattatctgacacctagaaagagagagaagacagatcagagatgagatgcataGAATACATGactgtctcccccttccctggataaagaccttatctatttgtagctttactctcctcacaatgtggtgttgtttgctgacaggaagtttatgtgtgtctgtgtgaacTTGTCCTGGAATTCTTTTTCCGACATGTAACATATCTCTTGAAATGGTAGTCCTCTCAGATTTTCCAAAACATCTTAAGTCCCAGGTTATCCTTGACTTAACCAATTAAGCCAGAATTGCCATGGTCAAGTACCTGGCCTACTATGACATTCAAAGCCAATGTGGGTTGATATGATGTAAACTAGATTTAGTTGGGTCGCACTCAATTCCCAAGAGCAAAGCTCATGGGCAGAACTAGAGGGTGGCAGGGGGGAGGAGGTACCCCCCTATGAGGACAGCTTGTCCTTGCATCTGGGCAGTAAGAGGAACATTTTTTCCaattgctattttgaaaaacacTGATGCAGTGAATATGGGCTGGAAATGTATTGATATACTGTTGCAGTAAGGCGGCTGCCGTTTCTCAGAtgattatgatgatgatgatgatcatgCTTAACACTTCCCTCTGGGACATTTCTATTTCCAtatctgccctgaaaagggcaatagtGAAATTAAGTCTCTATTATTTCCCTTACTGTCCATGTAGCTCCCGTCTCTCCTTTGTTCTCTTCTCGTTGTAATGGTGCCTGGACATGTGGTGCTGGTCTTATACAGCAGTGTCAGCTCTCCATTGGTGTTTCGTAGAATGCCTCTAATATTTTGGTGGAAATGTCAAACCACTTGAGATTCCTTTAAAAACttataccatcatgataaaccgggacattactcatagatccagactttgggaatcttatatgtgttatccatcgcctccttccttctaaatatcCAATtttaaacttatgctaatgagcctaaaggactTTGGGGGTGTAATcagatcctctgtgctgcagattcacagggtgttacactaAGTAGAACatgtgtcccccagcctcctgccccctccTTCTTGTGTAATCTGGTAGAGGCAGGAAGTAAAGGGATAGAGGTGACCTGCTCTGCACATGGAGGGGTCCTGGAAACATCCTTTAGAGCcacttaggctcattagcataattataaaggttgatattagaaggaaggaggccatggataacaaatataagaagttaccacagtctcggtgcctggatctatgagtgatgtccctggtttatcaggatggatttttccTTGGAGGCACCAGTGGTTGGTTGCTACAACCACCGGATGCCCCTCATTGTCTCCTTGCCCGGCTTCTTGCAATCTGGTAAAAAAAAAGGACCTTTTTGATGGTTTGTGAATCCGTCCTGACCATAACTGGATTTGGAAATGTTCCTTGTATTTGACCTGTTCTGGGAACAGAAATGGAGATATTGCGAGGATTTGTACCATTAATAAACACGTTTTGTACAGTTTTTCTGTACTTTTTCCCTCAGTTTCCTTGAACATATGAAGATGTTCTCCAATGGCAGAATTGGCTCTTTGATACAGTGTTGCAACTTGAAACTACaaaatctgtgccaggccccacCTTGAGGGTTCCCCAagtctcttgggcccagttgtgaccgcaccctctatGGGTtctttggtgctggtgggggcccagagccatggggctatgcctgccagtatgggtgctggggggcaactgggtcttggtccctgttGGTGCTCTTTTAGACCTGCCAGTGCTGGGATGCCACGCCCAACAGCCTAAGGACCCACTTCAACAAGGTCTCCGTGAAGTGGTTATTGGGCGTATACaattttgatcaaaatgtaactaagaacctcgagtttgttTTGTGAATGTATCCTAACAGCAATAGATCACTACATAGTGCGTGGATGTGCCATCCAGTTCTGTTTTCCCTCCCAATATTGGTGACCGCACCCTCTGTTCCCCCTCAAATTTACATACCTGCTTCGATATTATCTGCTCGCCCCAGAGACATACAGAGACAAATCCTTATATGATGTGTTTATTTAGATCTTTATGTGaattaaaattttacatttttagaatttttttttttattattttcccatAGACAATGGTCTATCAACCAGAGGTTCAGCTGCTTGGATACTACTTCATTAAGACTACAATGTTTTCATGTAACTACTAGCAAAGTGCCGCAACTGcaaagccaatttttttttgtcctataTCTTTAGTGATTAGCAGATCGGGATCCTTGGCAATTGTTTCCGGGAGATGTCTGGATCGTCATGTGTCACAGTTCATGGCGTCCCCCTGTATTTCTTCCACCGCAATAGAAGCGTTAAAGTTGTATTTACAAGCAAAACTGTTCATGCATCCCTTAAAGGAATAATTCCCCACGGAGTCATCTGTAGACAAAAATGGACAACCACAGATTATCAAGATATCATCTTTATCATATTTTCACAATCACAATCATTCCTTTATTATTGTGTCACCATGACTTAATGGCTTCTAGAGTGTCATAGAATAATGTATCCATAATCGTTATCTTTCAGCCAAGACAATGGAGGTAATTAGGTAGTttatcattgtgggggggggggtttggggaggggggggggttccctccaCAACATGATGCTTCCCcgtcccctccccccaccccgtaTCTCACACTTGGGATGATGTTCTCAGGCTTGAAAGCTTCTCCCTTTTCCTCAAACTTAACGATGGTCAAAAAGCTGAATTTTTGTTTTGTCAGACTATAGGACCTCTCCAAAAATTAAGGTCTTTGTTCTGGTTGCGTTTGCAAACATAAATCTGGGTTTTGTGTTTCTCTAGGATACAGGACTTGTGTCACTGCGGATAATGACTCTTAATGCATCTTCACACGGTCTCTTCCTTTTGTTCTTGGGTTTATGTGTACATTTCGGACCAAAGCAGGTTCATCTATAGGACTCAGAACCTGTCTCCTATATGAGTGATATTAGGGCTGCACATTCCCATCTTGTATGTACAAGATGTACAATAAATTCTGTATATATTTCTGGAATTTgaacccaaggatgaaccagccTTGTGGAAGTCCAACGTTCTCTTCCTGATATGCTTCTTTAGACTTTCCCTGATGTTATACAAAGTATCTAGTGCGTTTTTAGGTTTTCCTTCAAACACATCAGCAGGTGTTTCTCTAATTATCTCAGATGTTGCCCATAAATGAGAACCTTCTAAAAACCTGATATCATCAAATGGACTGTCCCAAATTGTCTAGGCATGTAAACTTTTGCCTTATATATAAACATGCCTTAAAAATTCCCTCTCTCATTATTTTGACAAATTTAAATAATTTTAGTTCCTAATTTACCTAAAAGGGAGAggattattctgatttcatgtcagatagtgagagaAACATCATACGTGTCTGTTATTATAGTGTATGGAAATTTCTGGTTACAACTTTAGTTTGGCCTTAACTTCCTTTAACAGTTGCTCCTCTGCCATCTACTGGTCCAATGTTATAAATGTAGTTTTAATGCCATCTATTAGTTATTACCTGTGTTATCCCAACAGCTGTACAAAGAGATTTAGCTTCATGAAACATGTTTGCCAAATTTTTTGGATGAGCATTACCTACGTTATGTGGGTTATTTTGCCCAATACTCTGCTTTGGttttattaattctttatttaaattttCATGTCGTAAAATTTTACACCTATATGCCAGTAACATTAAATCACACAATACATATGTATAACATCACATCTCCTTTTGCAAACAGACAAAACCAACTTTCCACCTCCCC comes from Engystomops pustulosus chromosome 6, aEngPut4.maternal, whole genome shotgun sequence and encodes:
- the LOC140065527 gene encoding uncharacterized protein, translating into MERHPDWTASSPAEGSAAVLACFRQLFPREYEEVLRRLQPAPSPSGSAAPLSTPGDPPPSVARDQETAGSADDELDDAGYRSKKLRFSERETEILVKEVSANYDFLFGKMSDGIPLSSKSNIWLGILEQINSQGVEYRTVSDIKKKWYDCRRRLRNKLAKMESARRTGGGLCAWQRLSWVEQRIRKTFHPHQIQGTNGIAEESTAPPPAPPTPPPLPVTRPVPVASSPPPPPAGVPLTSAAPQPGPDEIWSVDDKIFRDFVVQNLEFMEQYLQYQNKMVQTIEVMGQKICDAIHKIADTLGHICQPGNVAQGESKNRSPFSPPRVSPALDPGAQPRPAPDSTKESLHPGDCYILELSKKPTPIINPPNEGNPSSIVPDSGCRSVGSTLDLSSGTPGPPTAATFLPAVKKEQSSSTFTAPVASGSSSVTQRHAKSRKWPVRRSSRLSKT